A single genomic interval of Panthera tigris isolate Pti1 chromosome E3, P.tigris_Pti1_mat1.1, whole genome shotgun sequence harbors:
- the HBQ1 gene encoding hemoglobin subunit theta-1, with protein MVLSAAERAAVRALWTKLGSNVGVYATEALERTFLAFPTTKTYFPHLDLTPGSAQVKAHGQKVADALTRAVAHLDDLPTALWALSDLHVRQLRVDPVNFKLLGHCLLVTLARHYPGDFSPAMHASLEKFLSHVISTLASSYG; from the exons ATGGTGCTGTCCGCCGCGGAGAGGGCGGCAGTGCGCGCGCTGTGGACGAAGCTGGGGAGCAACGTTGGGGTCTACGCGACCGAGGCCCTGGAGAG GACCTTCCTGGCCTTCCCGACCACCAAGACCTACTTCCCCCACTTGGACCTGACCCCCGGCTCCGCCCAGGTCAAGGCCCACGGCCAGAAGGTGGCCGACGCGCTGACGCGGGCCGTGGCCCACCTGGACGACCTGCCTACCGCCCTGTGGGCTCTGAGCGACCTGCACGTGCGCCAGCTGCGCGTGGACCCCGTCAACTTCAAG CTCCTGGGCCACTGCCTGCTGGTGACCCTCGCCCGGCACTACCCTGGAGACTTCAGCCCGGCCATGCACGCCTCGCTGGAAAAGTTTCTGAGCCACGTGATCTCGACGCTGGCCTCCAGCTACGGCTAA
- the HBA1 gene encoding hemoglobin subunit alpha, whose amino-acid sequence MVLSSADKNNVKACWGKIGSHAGEYGAEALERTFCSFPTTKTYFPHFDLSHGSAQVQTHGQKVADALTKAVVHIDDLPNALSDLSDLHAYKLRVDPVNFKFLSHCLLVTLACHHPEEFTPAVHASLDKFFSAVSTVLTSKYR is encoded by the exons ATGGTGCTGTCTTCCGCCGACAAGAACAACGTCAAGGCCTGCTGGGGTAAGATTGGGTCCCATGCTGGCGAATATGGCGCAGAGGCCCTGGAGAG GaccttctgctccttccccaccaccAAGACCTACTTCCCCCACTTCGACCTGAGCCACGGCTCCGCCCAGGTCCAGACCCACGGCCAGAAGGTGGCCGACGCGCTGACGAAGGCCGTGGTCCACATAGACGACCTGCCTAACGCCCTGTCGGATCTGAGCGACCTGCACGCGTACAAGCTGCGTGTGGACCCCGTCAACTTCAAG tTCCTGAGCCACTGCCTGCTGGTGACCCTGGCCTGCCACCACCCCGAGGAATTCACCCCCGCCGTCCACGCCTCCCTGGACAAGTTCTTCAGCGCTGTGAGCACCGTGCTGACCTCCAAATACCGTTGA
- the LOC122234568 gene encoding hemoglobin subunit alpha: MVLSSADKNNVKACWGKIGSHAGEYGAEALERTFCSFPTTKTYFPHFDLSHGSAQVQTHGQKVADALTKAVAHIDNLPNALSDLSDLHAYKLRVDPVNFKFLSHCLLVTLACHHPEEFTPAVHASLDKFFSAVSTVLTSKYR, encoded by the exons ATGGTGCTGTCTTCCGCCGACAAGAACAACGTCAAGGCCTGCTGGGGTAAGATTGGGTCCCATGCTGGCGAATATGGCGCAGAGGCCCTGGAGAG GaccttctgctccttccccaccaccAAGACCTACTTCCCCCACTTCGACCTGAGCCACGGCTCCGCCCAGGTCCAGACCCACGGCCAGAAGGTGGCCGACGCGCTGACGAAGGCCGTGGCCCACATAGACAACCTGCCTAACGCCCTGTCGGATCTGAGCGACCTGCACGCGTACAAGCTGCGTGTGGACCCCGTCAACTTCAAG tTCCTGAGCCACTGCCTGCTGGTGACCCTGGCCTGCCACCACCCCGAGGAATTCACCCCCGCCGTCCACGCCTCCCTGGACAAGTTCTTCAGCGCTGTGAGCACCGTGCTGACCTCCAAATACCGTTGA
- the HBM gene encoding hemoglobin subunit mu isoform X2 yields the protein MLSAQERAHVAQVWDLIAGHEAAFGAELLLSTKIYFKHLGVCPDEAQLLTHGQRVLEAVGVAVQHIDHLRAALSPLADLHAQVLRVDPANFPLLIQCFQVVLASHLQGEFTVQMQAAWDKFLTEVATVLTEKYR from the exons ATGCTCAGCGCCCAAGAGCGCGCCCACGTAGCGCAGGTCTGGGACCTGATCGCCGGCCACGAGGCGGCCTTCGGGGCGGAGCTGTTGCTCAG CACCAAGATCTACTTCAAGCACCTGGGCGTCTGCCCCGACGAGGCTCAGCTGCTGACCCACGGACAACGCGTGCTCGAGGCGGTGGGCGTGGCCGTGCAACACATCGACCACCTGCGCGCCGCCCTGAGCCCGCTCGCCGACCTGCACGCGCAAGTGCTACGCGTGGACCCCGCCAACTTCCCT CTGCTGATCCAGTGTTTCCAGGTGGTTCTGGCTTCCCACCTGCAGGGCGAGTTCACCGTGCAGATGCAGGCGGCGTGGGACAAGTTCTTGACCGAAGTAGCCACGGTGCTGACTGAGAAGTACCGATGA
- the HBM gene encoding hemoglobin subunit mu isoform X1 produces the protein MLSAQERAHVAQVWDLIAGHEAAFGAELLLRLFTVYPSTKIYFKHLGVCPDEAQLLTHGQRVLEAVGVAVQHIDHLRAALSPLADLHAQVLRVDPANFPLLIQCFQVVLASHLQGEFTVQMQAAWDKFLTEVATVLTEKYR, from the exons ATGCTCAGCGCCCAAGAGCGCGCCCACGTAGCGCAGGTCTGGGACCTGATCGCCGGCCACGAGGCGGCCTTCGGGGCGGAGCTGTTGCTCAG GCTCTTCACGGTCTATCCCAGCACCAAGATCTACTTCAAGCACCTGGGCGTCTGCCCCGACGAGGCTCAGCTGCTGACCCACGGACAACGCGTGCTCGAGGCGGTGGGCGTGGCCGTGCAACACATCGACCACCTGCGCGCCGCCCTGAGCCCGCTCGCCGACCTGCACGCGCAAGTGCTACGCGTGGACCCCGCCAACTTCCCT CTGCTGATCCAGTGTTTCCAGGTGGTTCTGGCTTCCCACCTGCAGGGCGAGTTCACCGTGCAGATGCAGGCGGCGTGGGACAAGTTCTTGACCGAAGTAGCCACGGTGCTGACTGAGAAGTACCGATGA
- the LOC102951472 gene encoding hemoglobin subunit zeta: MSLTKAEKTIILSMWAKVSTQADAIGTQALERLFASYPQTKTYFPHFDLRPGSAHLRTHGAKVAAALGDAVKSIDNIAGALSKLSEMHAYVLRVDPVNFKLLSHCLLVTVASHFPADFTADAHTAWDKFLSIVSCVLTEKYR, translated from the exons ATGTCTCTGACCAAGGCTGAGAAGACCATCATCCTGTCCATGTGGGCCAAGGTCTCCACTCAGGCGGATGCCATTGGCACCCAGGCCCTGGAGAG GCTCTTCGCCAGCTACCCCCAGACCAAGACCTACTTCCCGCACTTCGACCTGCGCCCGGGCTCGGCGCACCTGCGCACGCACGGCGCCAAGGTGGCGGCCGCCCTGGGCGATGCGGTCAAGAGCATCGACAACATCGCGGGCGCCCTGTCCAAGCTGAGTGAGATGCACGCCTACGTTCTGCGCGTGGACCCGGTCAACTTCAAG CTCCTGTCCCACTGTCTGCTGGTCACGGTGGCCTCGCACTTCCCCGCTGACTTCACGGCCGACGCCCATACCGCCTGGGACAAGTTCCTGTCCATCGTGTCCTGCGTCCTGACCGAGAAGTACCGCTGA